TTGGCGAACCACatcaatcaaatcaaatcaaagaaCCAAAGAGCCCGATGGACCTGACTCATTCTCCCCTGGTCCTCTAAGATAGTACGTAATATTTTTCATGTGCCCGGTCCGGTCCCGTCCGGTCCACACGCGAGGCCGAGGCGGAGGCCCAGACAGGCAGCCGCCGCATCGAACCCTAACCCGAACCCAAAACCATCCAACGCGGCCACGTGGTCAACACTTGGCGTTTGACCAGCCTCAGCCCCCTCCACTTCAAGGCGCCCGCGTGCGCGGCCCCGTCCCTccttcccctcctcttcctccctcccccaCCGCGGAAGCACAAGTCAAATAATCACTCGGGACCGAAACCTCACAGTCCAACGCCGCCATTTcccacccgcctcctcctcctcctcctcctcccagcccccgcccgccgccgccgcctctgcgcTAAGTCCAAGGGCTGCGCTCGTGCTCGGGAACCCTCGCGGCCGCTGACGACTCGCCGGGTCTGCTTGCTTGAGGAGCGGTGCCTGTCTGCCTGCGCGCGCTGCGAGGGTGGCGGTAACTTCTTCTGCGGTCTCGGATCGCGTCGGATTCGAGTTTCCCGGGCGGCTGTTCCCCGGGGCTGGAAGGTGGATTAGGCTGCGGTTGGTCAGGTCAGTCTGCTACTCTGCTTGGTTGGGTGCTCTGGTCTTCCTCTCTGGTGAAGAATTGGGCGTTTTGATTCTACTTTACGGCCTTAGGTCTGATCCTCACCAAGGGGTTAGGGGGTTATCCAGGGTTCTGATTCTGGCGTTGATTGGTTGACTCAGAGGGAGATTTGGGAGGAATTCGTGGGATGAAGTTCCAGTTCCAGGGTCGCCCAAGAGACTGAAATCGGCTTTGATTTTGCTCGCTGATGAAAATTGTAGTTTCGTACCTGGCCCTGCGCCATAGCTTATAATCGTCACAACGTTTTGCCGGTTTTGGCTGGTTTTGGATGAGGGTATTGAGAAGTGTTGTGCAGCTGAAATGTGGTTTCCTGTGTGAACACAGAAGCTGCTGGGTGGAGTCGTGGACCTTTTGGCGATCTCTTGCGTGTGACGGTGTGAGATAGATTAGTTTAATCGGTAGCAGAGACACTTAGACTATAAAATCATCTTTGTCGAGACAAATACACCACCATTTCCCCCTAGATTAGTTGGAAGTCCTAGCAGGAAATCATCCACGAGGTAATGCCTGTCCAAGTGTGACATCCTGCCGAATAGTTTATTTGAAATGTTGATAAATATATTGTTGATACCTGTGGCATGGAGCTCTGACCATTTATTAAAGTTGTAGCAGCCGTCGCAGGTGGATAAACTGAGATACTCTACCGCACTTTTAAAAAGTACCATTTATGTCATAGTGGACCTAATCTAATTTGTATAGTCGCTATAAGCTTAAGTTAGTTGCTTTCTGCTGCTGATGTAGTAGTTAGATATGTTTATCTGATGAGAACTCTATGCATGTTCTGAGCTTGAACAGATCACCCTGGAGTACACCAGCAATTTTGATCTTTCATCCAAAAGATAATAGTTTAATTATAAGGTAGTAGTGCCTAATTTAGCTGCTAGTTGCAAGGCAGAAAGTGTCCATTTCTTTTTAGCACTGCACGTAGTCACAGTTTACACTAACATAATATTACTTCCTCCTCTTGATGGAGAAATATAACTAAATCCCAATTAATATAGCTGTTGGACTGAAAAGAACAGATTGGCCGCGTTTTTTTTTTAAACAATGAAAGGGTGGGAGCTCTGCAATTCACCCTCGCAGAAGCAGAGTTGCCCAATTAATTAGGGAAATATTCGGCTCAAACCACCTAGCTAACCTAGGTTTGAGACCCACCGACTGACAACTCAACGAACATGATGGTTCACAGTAATTGGTTGGTAGTGTAGAAGGGCTCATTCAGTATAATTCTTTGTGGTGACCATAAGTTTCATTTATTTTCAGGATATGATGGCAGCTGTTTAAGGTTGGTGAAATGTCTGTGCGGATATCATAAGTGCAAACATATTTATTGAACTGACAACGGCAAGGCAGACATATTTTGAGAATATAAGTAATGGGTTGTTCTCCTTTCTTCTGCTATAAAAGTGGGGCAACACGCCAGCAAATTTCTACGCATACTGAAGGTAGATATCTCTTATACAGACTGTTCTACACTCTTGTGGACTATGATATGGTCACCTTCTTCATATTGCCGTATTTAAATACTTAACCTAATTTTTACAGACCTCCCTGGTGATATTAATACAATAAGATACACTTATAAGGAGCTAGCAAGGGCAACAGAAAATTTTAACCCATCCAACAAGATTGGTGAGGGGGGTTTTGGATCTGTATATAAGGTAGTGTGTGTAACCTTCAACTAATAAGCCAAATGAAATTCTAATGGAATAAATGTACACGTTTAAAGTTTGATCACATAATGGTGTAGGGGCGGCTAAGGAATGGAAAACTTATTGCTGTCAAGGTGTTATCTGTAGAATCAAGACAAGGACTAAAGGAGTTTCTGAATGAACTGATGTCAATTTCCAACATATCTCATGGCAATCTTGTCAGCCTTTATGGCTATTGTGTGGAAGGAAACCAGAGGATCCTTGTCTACAATTACCTTGAGAATAATAGCCTTGCACAAACACTTCTAGGTAATTCTTGGTTAGTTCTTTTCATCGTACTGTTCTTCAAAACTTAATACATATTTGCTGAAAAAGGTCTATATTCTAATGTTCCTTAGCTTTTCTCTTCTTATTTCTTATTAGGTTCTGGCCGCAGCAATATCCAGTTCAATTGGAGAAGTAGAGTAAATATTTGCCTTGGTATCGCCCGAGGATTAGCATACCTCCATGATGATGTCAATCCCCACATTGTTCATCGGGATATCAAAGCAAGCAATATACTTCTTGATAAGGATCTCACCCCCAAAATTTCTGATTTCGGTTTAGCAAAGCTTCTACCTCCAAATGCGTCACATATTAGCACACGGGTTGCAGGAACATTGTAAGTTAATTTTGTCCTATGGAACTATCTACCTATAATGAATTATCATCTGCAGTGCATGTTTACTTCTCccaccgtcccataatataagacgttattACATCCAATACGCtcaacgtcttatattatgggacggagggagtagtttctttGTTTTGTACTGTGTGCCTTCAGAAGCTACTGCTTATAATTGGCATTTCAAGTTAATTGGTTGAATTTTATACACCCCAAAAGAATCTTTCACATATGATGAAACCACACCACCTGTTTCATAGGAGAAGTTAGAGGCAATTACAATTGAAATAACAAATAAAGACATAGTTATTCATAAATGATCATTATGGTCTGATAAACTTGCGGCATTACTTACTCGGTTTTACTTCACAGAGGTTACTTGGCTCCTGAGTACGCCATTCGAGGACAAGTGACACGGAAGTCAGATGTTTATAGTTTTGGTGTTTTGCTTCTGGAAATAGTCAGTGGGAGATCCAACACCAGTTCAAGATTACCCTATGAAGATCAGATACTTCTGGAAAAGGTTAGATGAAATAGAATAccatatttctttctcttcttttcccATTTCTTATTGGTAAAAAGTAAACTATTagtccctccatcccataatataagaacgtttttcaaacTAACAAAGCTTGAAaagcgttcttatattatgggacggagggagtatattttaccATAATGAATGAATTAGTTTTAGCTGAAGTTATTTACAATTTGAGTTTGATGGATGGATGGTACTGGCATGTCAGAAATTTGGAGTGCATAAAAGCAGTCTTGATTTCTGGTAAAAAAAACTAGTGTAGATGCATACAACTCTTGCATTTCAGAATGTTAGCCATGCCATGTCCATTTTTCATTTATTAAATTAGTAATACAATACAAAAAAatgattactactccctccgttcctaaatataagtctttctagggattctaatatggactacatccggagcaaaacgagtgaatctacactctaaactacacccatatgtagtccatattgaaaatctctagaaagacttatatttaggaacggaggtagtattATCATGCACTTACATCTTAGTTGCTCACTGGCAAGCACATTAGCTGCTTCCTTGTCTCTACATAAATGCATAAATCGTGTATAACCTCTTAGCATGACTGGAGGGAGCAAAAATTTCTAACTCATGGACTTCTGTTCTTTGCTGCTACAGTTCCCAGAGGTTACCAACGGGGTTCTCCTCTTGCAGACATGGATGTATTATGAGCAGGGAGATTTGGCGAAAATCATAGACAGTTCTGCGGGTGATGATTTGGATATTGAACAAGCCTGCAGGTTCCTGAAAGTTGGACTTCTCTGTACACAAGATGTCACAAGACATCGACCCACTATGTCAACTGTCGTCAGCATGCTAACAGGCGAAAAGGATGTTGACTCGGAGAAGATCAGCAAGCCCGCTACAATTAGCGACTTTATGGACCTTAAGATCAGGAGCATGAGGAGAGAAAATAACATTGCTTTCGCTTCATCCTCCACGTTGCTATCCACTATCATGGCACACTCTTCTCCTTTGTTGTCACAAGAGACGACACAAGCCTCCATAACATTCACCGCAATATCAGAGCGTGAGTGACCTGAAGTTGGTTGCAAATACAAAGACCATGTAGAAAAGTAGCATAGCCAGATACCCTTTTTTCCAGAAGTTTTCTCCCTAGTGTATAGATTCACTTCGTTTATGGTGTACACAGCATTGCTGGGACAAAGAAGTTCATGAGTTTTACTTTGTGTGTACAATGCTAGATTGGTGGCGCAATGTCCTTGTATAATTTGTGCATGTACATCCTGTCTGTTGTTTGTTTGGTGGGTAAAAAAGAAAAATACAAGTTTGAGATCCTTGTGAGTACATAGCCTGTCTGTATCAACAAAATCCAGATGAGCTGGTTTGGTTGCCCGCTTGACTTACAGTTCATAAATGACCAACATTATAAGGGCATGTTCCCCAGACGTTGCCATGAACTACCAAAATGCAAAACGCATCTTGCTATGATCAGTTTCCATCGTCTCCTTTTTTCCTGTATACTATTACATTTGCTTTCAGCTTGGGTGTAATTTGGATAATGTAGAGACTGATGTATTGTCTGTCTCAGCAAGCAGGCCTCCAGCACCATAGCAGGTgttcttctactactactactaccaagcAAGCAGCTAGCTGCTATGATGTCTGCATCACCATCATGCGAGCAGCTCCCCGTGGAAGAAGGAACCCAGCCAGGTGCTCCTCCGCCTCCCAGCCAGTGAGGTAATCCCAACATGGGCACAAGGCACGGCAGTGTCCTCCCCTCTGCCCTCACCGTCACCATCACTATACCTTCCCTTCTCTTTTGCCCCTGCGGCCAGGCCCCAATGGCAGCTCTCCTTGTAAAGGTGCATAGTGGCACTGCATTGCTGCTGCCATTGGAGCGGTCCATGGTCCATGCATGCAGAAATGACCGGCTGTTGATGAGAAGCTGGCATATGAGTGAGGAGATGGACCATTGGTCCTGGTACTGGTGTGCATGGTGATCATCAACTAACTAATCAATGTTTCAAATGCATGGATTACTGACGAAGCAAATTAATCCGCAGGGACAGGGATTACGTTTGCGACATTCCAATCTAGGACAAGCAGATTTTCTCCATCTTCCCCTACCAGTTTAAGCATTTGGTCAGCTGCGGTGCACCCCTGCTCATCTAAAAAATCTTTTTCTGTTCACTTGGTCCAAAGAATATCACCGTGGGCATGTCTTTGAAAttataatatactccctccataaagaaatataagagcgtttagatcactagctaaatgctcttatatttctttacagagggagcacTAAGCCACTAACCACAACAACAGAGAATAGTCACTTTGATTCAGGTTTGACTATGTCTTGATCTATGTGAGAGGGCAAAAGCCATGCCTTTGTCTTGGCTTTGAGTGAGTAGTCAATTAACTAATCTCTCCTTTTTCCCCGCAAAAAACTAATCTCTCCTTTTAATTTAATAACCCTTGTAAAATCAGATCATGGATTCTGCGATGGATTATTAGTGATTGCATCCATTGCGCGCCACACCCTGCAATGATGGTGTGCTGCGGATTGGATGGATCAACAAAACCATCTTCAACTCGCCTCGGCGCGCAAATGGAGGATATACGCATACAGCTCAAAATTCCTATAGCATAATGTACTTAATATTCATATATATTACTCCCTcctatccaaaataagtgtcgcaacTTTGAGCTAGTTTTTGAACTAACCTTAGTTCAAAGCCGAGACACTTATCTTGGATCGGAGGTAGTACTAGTTATTTTGTGTGTGGGGAAAACTCATACGTATGTGTCAGACGCTAGTAAGAAATTGACCTTGTTTTGTCCAAAAAACACATGGGTAAGTCATTGCCATTTGCAATTTCATCCTTAAAACATACGAGCTCATACAGAAATATATAAATCATCCTTGACGATTACATGCAACTTGTGCTGCTGTACTCATCTACTACTAGTAGCCTACTGGCTTTAAATCAAATATATAGTGGTTCAAACGGAGTGAAGTTAATACAAATTAAATGCGACCGAGTTGAAATAAGGCTAACAAGTGAAAATAGCTTGTGACCTTTGTGTGCATAGCATGCATTTTAACTTTGGTTAGCTATAGGAGCTTTATTATGGTGTACAAGACGCTCGGAAGCAGAATCTTTTCATTACGACTCCTCCGGAGAGCACTTCTACTAATGTAAGCTTGAGCAGTTTTGAGGAAAATAGTTTTTTTTTCGGAAAGGGGGtttgccccggcctctgcatcagagcgatgcatacggccatattattAATAAGCAAAAGATCCAACAATAGTCTCGCAGtcttcaaacaaacaaaaaaaggctGTGCTCAACACAGAGCACTCAAGCAGCAAACCAGACAGCCACAACCGGCAGGCAAATACAATAGATAGGAAACTAagcacctatcctattacatgaccgccatccaaaccggtgaGGAAAATAGTTACTAATAAAGTACAATTGAACACTTTAGAAGGGAGAAATTCAAGTTTAAAACTGAAGTGGTAGTATTGCTTCAGAGCCTCAAAGTTCAGATAACCCAACTCTTTAAGGAACTAGAGCTTTTGCAAGTCTATGCACCAGATATTCTATACAAAAAACCATTATGACCCAACGTTTTAGACCTATATCGTATGGATTCAGCTTGCTATACAGAGATTATTATCAGAAACTGGAGGAGCGCGAGCATGAGCATATGATAAGCACAATGGAGAAACATGCATGTTCCAAAATGGGAAAATAACTGCGCTTGGAAATTAAAGCGAACGAGTGAAACTGTGGAAGGGCAAACTCTATTCCATACTAGTACATTTCTTGGTCACGGATATGTACAGTGGCTACTGAGGTACTGAACCTTGCTTGCTCTTAATTGCTTGTACCTAGAACATTTTTACCACAGATTAATCCTATGTACATGCCACTTTCATAGGTGAAAAAAATGGAGTTAGCGATGGGAGGAAGCGCTATGACGGATACATGATTGTAACCTCAGCAAAAAGCAAATTAAAATTAGGGCAAATTGCTCAAGGAATACATGCATGTAAAATGACAGGAAGGAACAAAAGGGATCCAAAAAGGTATGAACCATGCAAGGAAATTAATAAACCATGGTTGTGTTACAGCATCTGCATCAAATCAAGAAGAGGCAAAAAAAGAGGGAACATTTGACACATCAGTAATGTGCTAAATGTGATCCCCAAATAAACAGCATATATAAGTTCCTAGAGCGCATAATTAAGTATCTTCCCTGGTTTCTTCGAAGAGCGGAGAAGGTATGAAGATGAATTAAACACATTCCACGGACCTCCAAATCCAGATATTGGATAAAAATGCAAGCAGTGATAAAAATGGAGAAACGTCAAATAATTCAaggacaaaaaaagaagaaagatatatACACATATGCATGCTTGGCCCCTTGCACGCCACCCACAGCAGGCAACCACATCCATGGGTTGGGCTACATGTGTGGCATACAGGGAGCCAGGCACAGCACAATCTTGACTAGATCGATTATTAAACCACTCCTCCAAATAGTGATCAGAAAGCAAGACCAAGGAAACCAAAGGGATGCTCATATGTTTTGATGTTTCTCTCTATGTCTTGCTCTTGCAGACTAGTGGGGAGAACAAAGCTGGATCTTGATGGGTATGCTCAAGGCTCATGAAGCAAAGACAAGGAGGCAACCACGGctattggagagagagagagagacacacacacacacacacacagagagagagagagagagctaggttAATCTAGGGAGTAATTGGAGAACAGTGTACTGGTGTGAAGGATGGTGGTAGGAGCAAGGAGGTGAGGCTGGATTTATAGAGAGGAAGGAGAGGCAGGGAGATgttgcgctctctctctctctctctcctccacaacGACTCCATTGCTAGCTTGCTCTCCTGTCTGCTGCGTGCTGCTTCTCTTACAATAAAGTGAGTAAAGCAAAGAGCAAAGGACATGGGCACAAGGACAACGGGATAATACTTCCTTAATCCTTAGGGGGGACTAAAGGAGATGTGTAGCTTTTCAGAAATGCATGCCACACTAGGTATAGCCTCTAGCTACACTTGCACACCGCAATCTCAGACTATCTTTGATTCAAAGAATTTATAAAGGGATTTTGGAGGATTCTTGTCCTTAGGATTTATTCCTATATTGGTTGTTTGATTAGTAGGATTATGATCTATAGGAAATTTTTCTTTGGATTCACTAGTACTAGTTTTTCAAAGGTATAAAATTTCATCCACTCCAATCTTTTGTGAAGAATCCTACGTTTTTTCTAAGTGCAATCCAACGCTCATGCTAATTGTGtagaatctggatgtaatttttatttctggtattcgttgtactgccatgattgaagatgaatagattgaaagtttttccgaaaaaaagaagaagatggcATGCCACTTCATTCAtgtgtttttgcctatttttgcattttaaaaatcctgcgaatcaaagcggcccttagagcaactccaacgcgctgaACCATTTTATCCGCGCGTGTCCGTTTGGGTCGTCGCagacagaaaagtcggcccaatGCGTCAACCCAAACGGACGCACTTCCGCTTTTCATCCGCCTGCTGACCCATTCCTGAACCAAATTTGGGTCTCATTTGCGTCTGCGTGGACACGGATGGACGCACGCCTACTCATCCCCCTGGCCCGCCAGTCAGTGGCACATTGGCCATTCTCTTCCACCCCTATCGACAGCAAGCCCTCGCCCGCCCcaccccgtcgtcgccgccgcccagctcctccGTCTGCCGCTGCCGCGCTCGCCTGATGCCGCCACGCTCGTCGAACGCCGCCACGCTAACTACCTGGTCCGGGGGAGCCACACATCTCTTCGCCGGCAAGCTTCCTAGACAACACCCGCAAGCTGTTCGATAGTTTGCCCCCAAGGtacaaatggactccgccgacgagttctttttccataGTTTTCTCTATGACTTCGAAAATTCCTCATCCGATGATGAGGAGATGGTGGTTGCTGTGTTGGTCCCTGACCACCTTAATAAGCAACGGCCGTTGTTTCGGGGCTCGATCCTAGGGCACACTCCTGCGTtaaatcgcaaccgagagagcgaccatttccttctttggaaggactactttgagacGGCCAACCAGCTGTTCAAACATCACCAATTCCGGGGGCGTTTCCATATGGCTAGGCATCTTTTAAACTATATTCGAGAGGGGGTGGTCGGATACGATAAGTATTTCGAGTGCAAGGAGGATGCCCTTGGAAATattggcttctcctcttatcaaAAATGCACTGCAGCTATCCGGATGCTtccatacggagtgcccggtgatctcattgatgagtacgtcCATATGAGAGTCTACATGTCTAGAGTCCATGTACAGGTTCTGCAAAGCTGTGATTGCagtgtttggcccagagtacttgagagagccgactgctGAAGATACAATCCGCTTGTTGGCGAtcaatgccagcaggggcttctaAGGGATGCTTGGCAGTACAGACtacatgcactgggagtggaagaactgcccttttgcttggcaagggcagtatcgGGGCCATGttagggcttgcactgtcatacttgaggtcgtgacctcacaagatctctggatctaGCACTTTTTCTTTGAGATGGCCAGATtgcacaatgatatcaacgtgcttcaacactcatcggtgTTTtcaaggcttgccgaaggcaatagCCCGCTGGTGAATGTTAacatcaacggccacaactacaacaaaggatactacctagctgacagtatttatcctcagtggaccactattgtaaaGACAATTCCcgaccctgtcggagagaagaggaaaagattttctCAAGAGCAAGAgggtgctaggaaggatgtcgagcatgcctttggtgttctgcaatctcgatggggcatcgttcggtatcctgctagaacttggagcaccaagaagttgttggaggtgatgactgcttgtgtgattgTGCATAATATGATCATAGAGGATGAACGCCGGAACGTATCTACGATCAAGTGTTTCAGTTCCAGGGTGACAATGTTGTGACTGAGTATGgaggaggagcggcaacgtttgcacagttcacccaatttcatcatcaAATGCATGATTGCAAAACTTACATTCAGCTGCAAGATGATTTGGTTGAGTATATGTgagctcatgttggcaaccaatgtATGTATCTTTTTTTAAATGTATTTGAGAGAATTTAATTTTTATTCGTTTTGTAAACTATATTTATTTGGGTTGTGGAACTATGCTATACTTATTTGCTTGTGAAACTATGCAGAATGTGTATATTTGTTGAAAAATGGTGACCATCCGACCACACGGTCAAATACGAATCGGCGCATTAGGCGCACTGTCGACTCAGATCAAAAAGAGGGAGGACATCGGATGGGCGGCCGACCCAGTCGAACAAAAAGCGAACAAAGCATCTGTTCATTTGGGTccgcgcgttggagttgctcttagtgtCTTTCGCGATTTTTATATCGTGTGGTAGCACTTctcattaggctggtcatagtgggagtaacataagtagtaatatagctgccacataagcaaaagTGATGATGtgtcaagtagttaatgaggagacaaatagagtaacataatatgttaccatcacctAGCGGTTCCCAATGCTAAATGAGTCTATGAagtaataaatgaagtgatgcataacactacatatatgttactacccactatagaggtagtcACATAGCCTAgtaacatatactccctctgtacactaatataaaaacgtttagatcactattttagtattctaaacgcttttatattagtttacggaggaagtacatgttactagtctaagttactccccactatgaccagccttaagcGGCTGGCCTAATGCAACGGTAGCCTAGCGTAGCTGGTAATAAGCATCATCTCCCAAAGCAACCGGTTGTGCATGCAAAAGAGTTTCTCGAGCTTCTCCCTGCTCCATCATAGCCCGTACGTACGTATGGGGCTGGTGTGAGCTTTAGACATGGAGATAGAGACCACATAGGAGGAATAGAAAGCGAATCACCATTACGCttgcacgcgcgcgcgcacacacctCTCTCACGCACACAGAGACACACAGAGACTGCAAAGCAGCTGGCTGGTGAAGTGGATTTTGTCCGGAGCTCCTGGCTTGGCGGAGCTCCAGATTCTCTTACACTACACCAAAGACCAAAGACCAAAGACCAAACCAGCTCACAGCATATATACCAGTCGACATACACTACATAGCAGGATACGTCTCATGCCTCCAGGTCCAGGGTGTTGGCTGCTAGCTGCTACTCGTATACTCTTGCAGTGCCACGGCAGCTGGCTGCGATGACAGTGACACTGGTGTGGCCCATCATTTGGTAGGCTCCAAATGTCAGTGCACGTCTGGAGGTATTTATGTGGATAAAATGATGCCGTTGCCCGTCTCTGGGCGATTGGTAGTTTGGTACGTACGTACGTATATATCTGTTCATCGTTTGGACCATGTTTGTGCATGTCACTGTGCA
Above is a window of Triticum aestivum cultivar Chinese Spring chromosome 6B, IWGSC CS RefSeq v2.1, whole genome shotgun sequence DNA encoding:
- the LOC123136479 gene encoding cold-responsive protein kinase 1 — translated: MGCSPFFCYKSGATRQQISTHTEDLPGDINTIRYTYKELARATENFNPSNKIGEGGFGSVYKGRLRNGKLIAVKVLSVESRQGLKEFLNELMSISNISHGNLVSLYGYCVEGNQRILVYNYLENNSLAQTLLGSGRSNIQFNWRSRVNICLGIARGLAYLHDDVNPHIVHRDIKASNILLDKDLTPKISDFGLAKLLPPNASHISTRVAGTLGYLAPEYAIRGQVTRKSDVYSFGVLLLEIVSGRSNTSSRLPYEDQILLEKFPEVTNGVLLLQTWMYYEQGDLAKIIDSSAGDDLDIEQACRFLKVGLLCTQDVTRHRPTMSTVVSMLTGEKDVDSEKISKPATISDFMDLKIRSMRRENNIAFASSSTLLSTIMAHSSPLLSQETTQASITFTAISERE